One Trichosurus vulpecula isolate mTriVul1 chromosome 7, mTriVul1.pri, whole genome shotgun sequence genomic region harbors:
- the PSPH gene encoding phosphoserine phosphatase → MVSHSELREIFRSADAVCFDVDSTVIREEGIDELAKFCGVGDAVSEMTRRAMGGAVTFKAALTERLALIQPSREQVQKLLSDHPPHLTPGIRELVSCLQQRNVQVFLISGGFRSIVEHVASKLNIPATNVFANRLKFYFTGEYAGFDESQPTAESGGKGKVIGLLKERFHFKKIVMIGDGATDMEACPPADIFIGFGGNVIRQQVKDNAKWYITDFGELLQELEK, encoded by the exons ATGGTCTCCCACTCGGAGCTGAGGGAAATTTTCCGTTCTGCTGACGCTGTCTGCTTCGATGTGGACAGTACGGTCATCAGAGAAGAAGGAATCGACGAGCTGGCCAAGTTCTGTGGAGTTGGAGATGCTGTCTCAGAAAT GACCCGCAGAGCTATGGGTGGCGCGGTGACTTTCAAGGCGGCCTTAACAGAGCGATTGGCATTGATCCAACCCTCCAGAGAGCAGGTGCAGAAGCTCCTATCAGACCACCCCCCACACCTCACGCCGGGGATAAG GGAGTTGGTGAGCTGCTTACAGCAGCGAAATGTTCAGGTCTTCCTCATATCTGGTGGGTTTAGGAGCATCGTAGAACACGTCGCTTCCAAGCTCAATATTCCGGCCACCAATGTCTTTGCCAACAGGTTGAAGTTCTATTTCACTG GTGAATACGCTGGTTTTGATGAGAGCCAACCAACTGCTGAGTCTGGTGGGAAAGGCAAGGTGATTGGACTCCTGAAGGAACGgttccattttaagaaaatcgTCATGATTGGGGATGGAGCCACTGACATGGAAGCTTGTCCTCCTGCT gaTATTTTCATTGGTTTCGGGGGAAATGTGATTAGGCAACAAGTGAAGGACAACGCCAAGTGGTATATCACTGACTTTGGGGAGCTTCTTCAAGAACTGGAAAAGTGA